In the Populus trichocarpa isolate Nisqually-1 chromosome 1, P.trichocarpa_v4.1, whole genome shotgun sequence genome, CCTCGAGATCCTCTATTATTTTGAaggtcctgtttgtttttgcgttttaaaattttaaaaaaaaaaattgattttttttaaatgttttttctttgcttcaaattaatatttttgatgtttttagatcattttaatgtgttgatatcaaaaataacttataaaaaaataaaaataaaaatattattttgatatattttcgagaaaaaacattttgaaaaacaaccgcaaccatactCTCAAATATTCTCAAAGAACCATATATCATAGCAACTCCGAAGGGTGTGCTGGATGGCTCTTCCATGCTTATTTTACATGCTCCTAAAAGAAGTGCtaaacaaaatgttaaaatgtcttttctctttcaaaaatattattcctaTATATctcttaaaaaaccaaaactaacaaaatgagaccaacaaaaaaattaaaccaattaaatgcaaccatataaaaaaaaacattaaactcatttaaaaaaaatacttattttttctactccaatacaattaactttttaaccagtttttttctattaaactatacataataaaaaaaaaaaactatacttattctatttaaaataatattttatcaatatagGTATTCAAAATAGCATCCTCTTCAAGATGCTATCACTACAGATAATTTATCCTGACACAATAAGCTTTGGTGATCTcgtcccctcccctcccctccccgcCCCCCACCACCACCCGGTACATCTCCCACCTCCTGCATGCAAGAGATGACAAATCATATACATGCGTGATCATTGTTCTTATACGGTCGaatgtgatattattattttttaaagattttttaaaaaatattaaaataatatatttttatttttaaaaatttatttttaatattaataaatcaaaataatctaaaagtataaaaaaataatttaaaatcaaaaataaaaaatatattttttaaaaaaaaacacaaaaataaataaagcggTGCCAGCACATGCACTCAGCACGCGTGGCACGTAGAAGGCTGGAACGTGTCAAAAATCCTTCGATGTTGGAAACGTGGCAAAGCGCGATAAACATACATATAGCAGTAAGCAGTGTCTTTGGACAACAATCATGTAACGAATCTTGGCCAAGGATTTTGTTTGTTTCCCGCGAAAGTTTTTGCAATGGCGATCACTGAAGAACCAATTCTCTCTAGGTTGGACCGTTTAGACAACATGGTAAGCTTATCAACTGTTGATTTTGAATCTTTTGAGATGTATAGTATTAATTACATTGGGTGATTTTTGGCCTTTCGTATCTTTTCCTTTATGCTTTTTCCCCCTTCTTTTTGGTTCTTAGGTTTGAGTGTTTTTAATCTCGTTCTGGGGCAATTCTGTTCTTTCTAATCTTATCGTATAAGTAAATTGCttgcattaaaaagaaaaaagaaagggcgATTGTACTTTGCAATCCTTTTTTCGGGGAGCCATGGTGCTAAATGCGGATGTGGCCTGCAAGATGTTAATTTCATTATCAGAAAACTAGTAAAGGTTGATGATCTTCGTACAAGCTGCTATGCCATCAATAACCTAATTAATAAGCTTACTGAACATTTTGAATACTCCCATGTCTTCTTCATCTCTACTAGTCGGTGCTAAAAGGCCAGAAAAGAGGGTGTTTTTCTCCCTCCTCTTGATAAAAGGGGAAGACATTGGGTAAACAAAATGACTAAATAAAACTAGCTAGTAGACATGGGAGGAAACAAGGCATGCCCATGTAAGGGTTTCTCCGCTTGTGAAGGTCTAGTCCCAGCACGCACGGCCAAATTAGCAGTAACAGCTAGCATCTACTGCATATTCCTTCTTTACTAGGAATCGATGCGACAAGACAAATCGCTTAGTTAAACAAGTACCATTAGCTGTTTGATCAATTAGTTTTGTAATTGCCTTCCTTTTCCACACTGATTAATTAAAGCCTGACTAACAATAATCGAGCTATCAAACTTTCTGTGGCTAGGCGGTCTTCACTTTTGCTCTTTTATCAAGAGAACTTTTTTCGTTTGGGcccatatatgtttttaaaacgcGTGTGTGCATATGATCACCAGATGAGGGAGCTAGCGGAGCTTGGAGGCTGCAACAGGCCTCCAAAGAGCTCATCTCCATGCACCCCATCAAGTGGGACCCTTGCAGGTGAAGGCAAAGTCTCATTCGTTGATCTTTCCCCAGAGAGCTTAGAGAAGCACTGCCGTCCGATCAGCAATGTCATGATGGAGACTGAAGTAAAGGGCACCCTCGTTGAGAGACTTGACCATTTAGAGGAACGTGTACTGAAGGTGAGTACTGTGGAAAGATGTTTATCAGCCATTAATTGATGGCCGTTTAAAAGGACGAGTAACTTATTCTGATGTATTGTATCAGCTTTGTGTGCAGCTAGAGGGTGGATTAGAGGCTGACAAGCACAGGGAAGAAGGGAGGACAGAGAAAAGGAAGCACAAGAAGGGGTTGAAGGGGCTTGTTGAGAAAATAGtcaaaggaaataaaaagcaCAGGGACATGGAGTGAAGCGCaagctcttctttttcttgtttcttttcaatttcagagCTTGTTACAGCTTCAATGTGTTTTCTCTCCTGTACGTGTACGTGAGGTTCTCAGTTTTGATTGTGAAggagctctctctctctctctctctctctctctctctctctctctctctcttttttttttttttcttttttaattttaagcctgtttttttgctcaaaaataattgttgttagttttttgtttggaaagcggttgttttagaaaataaattattttttaaaatttattaatattataaaaaaataaattaaaaagttgtttgattatgttataaaaaataagttgaaaaataacttattaaagttttaattttttaaaatttattaaaataataaaaaataaatcttacaaataaaaaagatgaatgagaataaaattgaaaaaaaatctaattccataaattatcttaaataaaataaataataatcaaaataataaagattaaatctaacaaataaaaaaattaaaagataatgaaattaaaataataataattacattttcataaattatttcaaataaaataagtagtaGTCAAatgaatgaggatcaaatttgatagataaaaaattttaattaaaaaaatgataagagaatagcaaataacaattataaaaataaagatcaaatttaatataaaaatcaaattaaattaaattttaaaagatgaaattaaaaaaattcaaacaaaatatatatatcaattaaaagtttgaaggatcaaatttaatataatcagtaaataatatgatatttttaaatttttcacaacttctgaaaagtgtttttcgtccaaaataaaatgaaaacactttcctgaaaatcaactggaaagtattttttattgatcatcttttttaataacaaacaaacataaaaaaaaattaaaaatctattttcaaaaAACCAATTTCCAGGCTAAGAAACACCCCCTTAAATGCATTTGTTTTTCCACCGAAAAAAGCAATTTAGcaataaaacaaagagaaaacgTGGATCTATACACTGGAAAAAACGGAGACCTTCAGACTGCGTCGTCTAATAAAAACAATCTTAGCACGTAAAAGTTTTCTagcgtttattttttaatattagaatgttaaaataataaaaataaattcttacaaAACAGCTTTTGACGCGCTTCTAAACGCGCTTCCAATAAATGggatgaaatgaaagaaagataGAGAAAAGGATAGAAACGAAGATGGGATTTTCCACAGCGCGTGGTACGGGGATTTTGATCATTCCACAATCAACCATGTGATCCCATGGACTGTCCTTTCTGCTCTTTTTCCTCCAATTagtcatcattatttttcaacaaattattttatctgaCAAAACTATATCCTGTGATTGACAGGATTTATATTTTGTCCGTTTATTTGGTCAATCTTTCCCTGGACTATCTTGTGCGTGGGATCCACCCACTTCAAATATTCTTGGCTCGtataatcaacaaattattGTTATATAGATTAAGTTGGAAACCATACAAAAGCAAAAAGTTTTGGCAAATGagaaagttttaattaatttcgtGATTcgtaaccataatatttatttaaattcagaTTAATTGATGTaccaattcataaaaaaaattataaaattatcaaaattatgattcgagatgatatttttaaaatttaaatatctaaTGGTTGGGGTGCTACTCTAAGAAAAATAACCTctagaaactcttgtaaaaatttgagcacgatctaatagttagatataaaaaaaaatacttttagctTTTGCTTTTGCATTTCTTCATTCCAACGTCACAGGGAAACTGATAGCTATTTTAGTTATTTGTCCTGTGAAGAGCCATTTCTACATTTCCCTATAGAAATGGCAAAAGCAAATGACTGTTGGCCAACGACTATTTTTATAGCCGTTGGCcaacagtttatttttttcctttaaaagcAGGAGGAAAGAACTTGTAAATTTAGCAAATTTTGTATTGTGCCTCACtcttctctcaaatttaaaaaaacaagaatcaattattcttCAGTTAATTAATAGCATCGGTTGTGTTAATTAGCTTAAATTAAAATGTATGcttgtttaaaagctttttctattttctcttttatatctcttgattttttagatcttttgttgttaatttgatatttgtgatgatttttatttctttgttatttcatgtttttgatatgggttaaggaagacaatttttatttatgttgttatctttgatAAAATTGAGAGGAATTAATAATGGtagttgatattgataaaaatataaagtgacatatttaaaatttattttttattgtctgttttaatttgaggtcaattatattttgtattgttgaaaatgcaattaaaccagtatatcaaTCCTCTTTTAGTTccaaaaaatgatcaaattgttATATTAGAACAAGTAGGAGGCAatgcttattattaattcacatgTATGGAAACTACAAAATTGCTTGACATTGAATGTGAGCTTCTTTTACACTCTCTTAAAAggttttaacttgagtttttttttttaatgtagatgaattcaaattttccaagctcttttaccaactttcttatgagtgagtcagaagatattctctctcaaccaagtgattctaatcaattaattgatgacttaaCATACTCGGATTTAAATGTCCattcggtaaaaaaatcacaaaaaagtaAGAATTTCTCACCAGATGAAGATTGTTTACTTGTCTCTGCATGGCTAAATACAAGTAAGGATCCAATTACAGGagttgaacaacaaacaaaacagttTTGGGCTCGATTACATGCTTACTTTGTAGAGAATGGAGGAAACTTGAATAATTGTTCCCAAATAAGCATCTCCAGTAGatggcaagaaataaatagagaaatcggtaaatttgttggatttgttactcaaattgaaaatcgtCAGCAAAGTGAAATGACCGAAGAATCAtgggtaattttaatattcattttcatattaaattgtttaacacatattttaacattatttaatttctctaattttttaccgGATTAATGATGCTCGACAAATGTATGCTTGAAATGACCGAAGAATCaagggtaattttaatattcattttcatattaaattgtttaacacatattttaacattatttaatttctctaattttttaccaGATTAATGATGCTCGACAAATATATGCTTCTTGCGTTGGCAAACGATTTCAACTAGAACATTGTTGggttatcttaagaaaagaacCCAAATGGCAATTTGAGGGTGAAAGTCAACATCAAAGgtcaaataataaacaaaaaggtCATGTCAATGCAAGTCCGGCTTCATCAGCTCTATCTACCCCTGATTCTGTTAGTTTAGGAGAAGATAGTGAACCGttgatttatcaagatagaCCAATTCGTCAGAAGACTGCAAAGAAACGACTTAAACGTAAATAAGGAAAAGCTAAAGTTGGGGAGGTAACTGTAACAAATCTCTTACAATAATTCAGTGTTAttctagttgaaattgaggatcagaagaaacaagacagaaaaattatgttagagcaacaagctatgatgattcaacaaagtcaagagaaacaagaattggacaggattgagaaagaagaacaaattatgaaaatgaatatttctaatttggatccaatttctgcagtatattttcaaaatagaaaattagaaattatacaaaagaggggttttaatttttaattaactagattgatttattgtttaatgtaatgtatttttaattaaatatgtagaaatttcttggttattttaaatatattgttataaaagtggtatcaattcataatacttttttgaagttcttctaacacttaacaacaataagtaggattaattaacttaagaGATAACAAccataatggaaaaaaaaacataaaaaacttgaaacttaTGATGACATAAGAAGTTCAAATCTAATGATTCTACTCATTGCCATATTGTTCCCATAAATGTTCAACCAAATCTTCTTGTAGTTGAGAGCTAGTTGCTCTATCCCTGATtcgattatgagtttgaagaaaatcatatagttctggtatttcaccatgtgacattgatataaaggaattgacttcacgttcatggtcaaatccaaggttcattgctccttcatcctcaataatcatattatgcattattatgcaagctttcataatatttgcaaGCGTTTCTTCATCCCAGTATCGAACAGGTCCACGTACAATTGCAAAACGAGATTGGAGCACCCCAAATGCCCGCTCCACATCCTTTCTTGCAGACTCTTGCTtacttggaaaat is a window encoding:
- the LOC7480080 gene encoding uncharacterized protein LOC7480080 isoform X2, which gives rise to MAITEEPILSRLDRLDNMMRELAELGGCNRPPKSSSPCTPSSGTLAGEGKVSFVDLSPESLEKHCRPISNVMMETEVKGTLVERLDHLEERVLKLEGGLEADKHREEGRTEKRKHKKGLKGLVEKIVKGNKKHRDME
- the LOC7480080 gene encoding uncharacterized protein LOC7480080 isoform X1, which codes for MAITEEPILSRLDRLDNMMRELAELGGCNRPPKSSSPCTPSSGTLAGEGKVSFVDLSPESLEKHCRPISNVMMETEVKGTLVERLDHLEERVLKLCVQLEGGLEADKHREEGRTEKRKHKKGLKGLVEKIVKGNKKHRDME